A stretch of the Crocinitomicaceae bacterium genome encodes the following:
- a CDS encoding CotH kinase family protein: MKKIIFLLSFLPICSFAQDLYDIDHITVIEIEFSTSDWDAMMDANDLTDDGTKLPGTVTIDGHTYDSVGVAYKGNSSYDENNLKNPLNIELNYILDQRYQGYTTLKLASGKNDPSFVREVLCYQIGRKYMDMPLSNYAKVYINGDYYGLFSSSEAIDGRYGERRVYANKNNPRFKCNPPNGMGPGNEPSLDYLGADSALYANIYELKTDLGWAELIEFMYQLEYNPSTIDQYLDVDRTLWMLAFNVVTANMDSYSGPTKQNYYMILADNGHWCPIIWDQNEGIGGFESVGDGPPGPPDIADLTDMDMYLRIGSAQWPLINKLLAIPRYKKMYVAHMRTILAENISNGWYYTRAQELQAIIDTEVQTEPNPWYTHAQFTDNLDIEVTGMGGAFGVAQVLDGRNTYLTAQPDWILTAPTISAIANSPVSVPANSLVTFTANITNANYSYLGYRSYTGDVFGKSEMFDDGLHGDGAASDGTYGVAIFVGAADLEYYIYAENNDAAMFSPERAEHEFYHLAVDADVVINEIMPKNNVTAEDEDGKHEDWIELYNNSSSAVDLMDYYLSDDILSPNKWQFPDTSIAAGGYLIIWCDEDTLDSGLHTNFKLTSSGETIILSNSSGFAVNQVTMPEIESSQTYGRYVNGTGSFIRMVPTFSAQNSYTAIGVEEIFTTDIFGIYPNPASDVVYVKTGSANAIQVDLYDLNGRLIKSVEVNDNTSVDVSDLTNGVYLLFVPAMNKTIKLVKN, from the coding sequence ATGAAAAAAATAATCTTCCTTTTGTCCTTTCTTCCAATTTGCAGTTTTGCGCAGGATTTGTACGATATTGATCACATCACCGTGATTGAAATTGAATTCAGCACGTCAGACTGGGATGCTATGATGGATGCAAATGACTTAACAGATGACGGAACTAAGTTGCCCGGCACAGTTACTATTGATGGTCATACGTATGATAGTGTTGGTGTGGCATATAAGGGCAACAGCAGTTATGATGAAAACAATCTTAAAAATCCGCTGAACATTGAATTGAATTATATTCTTGACCAACGCTACCAAGGTTATACCACGCTGAAATTGGCATCAGGAAAAAATGACCCTTCTTTTGTTCGTGAAGTGCTTTGCTATCAAATTGGACGCAAATACATGGACATGCCGTTGTCAAATTACGCCAAAGTGTATATCAATGGTGATTATTACGGATTATTTTCAAGTTCTGAAGCAATTGACGGCAGATATGGTGAGCGCAGAGTTTATGCAAACAAAAATAACCCGCGCTTTAAATGTAATCCGCCTAATGGCATGGGACCGGGCAACGAACCTTCTTTAGATTATCTTGGTGCTGACTCTGCTTTGTACGCCAATATCTACGAATTGAAAACAGATTTGGGCTGGGCTGAGTTAATTGAATTCATGTATCAGTTAGAATACAACCCTTCAACCATTGATCAGTATCTTGATGTTGATCGTACACTTTGGATGCTTGCCTTTAACGTGGTTACTGCTAACATGGATAGTTATAGCGGACCAACAAAACAAAATTATTATATGATTCTGGCGGACAATGGACATTGGTGTCCTATCATTTGGGATCAGAATGAAGGTATAGGTGGTTTTGAAAGTGTAGGTGACGGACCTCCGGGGCCACCCGATATTGCTGATTTAACAGATATGGATATGTACCTGAGAATTGGCAGTGCGCAATGGCCGCTCATAAATAAATTATTGGCTATTCCGCGTTACAAAAAAATGTACGTGGCTCACATGCGCACAATTTTAGCTGAGAATATTTCTAATGGTTGGTACTATACCCGCGCTCAAGAACTACAAGCTATTATTGATACCGAAGTTCAAACTGAACCTAATCCGTGGTACACGCATGCACAATTCACAGACAACTTGGATATTGAAGTAACCGGCATGGGCGGTGCATTTGGTGTTGCTCAAGTTTTAGACGGGCGAAATACCTATCTCACCGCACAACCTGATTGGATATTGACAGCACCTACCATTAGCGCTATCGCTAATTCGCCGGTGAGTGTGCCGGCAAATTCACTGGTTACTTTTACCGCAAATATCACCAATGCTAATTATTCGTATTTAGGATACCGCAGTTATACCGGTGATGTTTTTGGAAAATCTGAAATGTTTGATGATGGTTTACATGGTGATGGAGCAGCATCCGACGGCACTTACGGTGTAGCAATTTTTGTTGGAGCTGCTGATTTGGAATATTATATCTATGCTGAAAATAATGATGCCGCCATGTTTTCTCCTGAACGTGCTGAGCACGAATTTTACCATTTGGCAGTTGATGCTGATGTTGTTATCAATGAAATAATGCCTAAAAATAATGTGACAGCAGAAGACGAAGATGGTAAACATGAAGATTGGATTGAACTGTACAATAACTCATCTTCAGCGGTTGATCTTATGGATTATTATTTGTCTGATGATATTTTGAGTCCTAACAAATGGCAGTTCCCTGATACCAGCATTGCTGCCGGAGGATATCTTATTATCTGGTGTGATGAAGACACCCTAGACAGTGGTTTGCATACAAACTTTAAACTGACATCTTCGGGTGAAACAATCATACTTTCCAACTCATCAGGATTTGCCGTTAACCAGGTCACCATGCCTGAAATAGAAAGTTCACAAACGTATGGAAGATATGTAAACGGAACAGGTTCGTTCATTCGCATGGTGCCAACTTTTAGTGCACAAAATTCTTACACGGCAATTGGGGTAGAAGAAATTTTCACCACAGATATCTTTGGCATTTATCCAAATCCGGCTAGTGATGTAGTGTATGTCAAAACAGGTTCAGCAAATGCAATTCAAGTTGATTTGTATGATCTGAATGGTCGTTTGATAAAATCAGTAGAAGTGAATGATAATACCTCAGTTGATGTTTCAGACTTGACAAATGGCGTCTATCTATTATTTGTGCCGGCTATGAATAAAACTATCAAGCTGGTGAAAAATTAA
- a CDS encoding proline dehydrogenase family protein, with protein sequence MEPHFDDTEVAFKGKSDRDLKWSYRLFKVIGKPWMVSFGTAMAKFALAIHLPVKGFIKKTIFRQFVGGETIAECDPKIKDLSHFGIGTILDYSVEGKTSEDDLDKTRDEIIATIARAKAESKSIPFSVFKPTGIARFELLEKLNDEKTNLSADEIAERDRYFARFDAICKAATEADIPVFVDAEDSWIQDGIDRMTIAMMKKYNVHKAIVFNTAQMYRHDRLAFIRSTYETARAEKYFVGIKLVRGAYMEKERERAEKMGYPSPIQPDKESTDHDFNAALTYMMERLEIFSLCCGTHNEKSTAHLLSLMEKHGIDRHDKRIFAAQLLGMSDHITYNLAHNGYNVAKYVPYGPVKEVMPYLMRRAQENTSVAGQTGRELSLIIKEKERRKNFPAVIPKK encoded by the coding sequence ATGGAGCCACATTTTGATGATACTGAAGTAGCATTTAAAGGAAAATCAGATAGAGACTTAAAATGGTCATACCGTCTGTTTAAGGTGATTGGTAAACCCTGGATGGTTTCATTTGGCACAGCTATGGCAAAATTTGCTTTAGCCATTCATTTACCGGTAAAGGGGTTCATTAAAAAAACTATTTTCAGACAATTTGTTGGAGGAGAAACCATAGCAGAATGTGATCCAAAAATAAAAGACCTGAGCCATTTTGGTATTGGTACTATTCTAGACTACTCTGTTGAAGGCAAAACATCAGAAGATGATCTTGACAAAACACGTGATGAAATCATTGCAACCATCGCTCGTGCAAAAGCTGAGAGCAAGTCAATTCCTTTTTCAGTATTTAAACCAACCGGCATAGCGCGTTTTGAATTATTGGAAAAACTCAATGATGAAAAAACAAATTTAAGCGCTGATGAAATTGCAGAAAGAGACCGATACTTTGCACGGTTTGATGCAATTTGCAAAGCAGCAACTGAAGCTGATATACCGGTTTTTGTTGATGCTGAAGATAGTTGGATTCAAGACGGCATTGATCGTATGACAATTGCCATGATGAAGAAATACAACGTGCATAAAGCAATTGTATTTAACACGGCACAAATGTATAGACATGACCGACTTGCATTTATTAGAAGCACATACGAAACTGCCAGAGCAGAAAAATATTTTGTTGGAATAAAACTAGTGCGTGGCGCTTACATGGAAAAAGAGCGTGAGCGCGCTGAAAAAATGGGCTACCCCTCACCTATTCAACCCGACAAAGAATCAACAGATCATGATTTCAACGCTGCATTAACTTACATGATGGAACGTCTTGAAATTTTTTCTCTTTGCTGCGGAACACATAATGAAAAAAGTACAGCACATCTTTTATCATTGATGGAAAAACACGGAATTGACCGACATGACAAACGCATTTTTGCAGCACAACTATTAGGTATGAGTGACCATATTACTTACAACCTTGCCCACAACGGATACAATGTTGCAAAATATGTGCCTTATGGTCCGGTTAAAGAAGTGATGCCATACCTCATGCGCCGTGCTCAGGAAAACACTTCCGTTGCAGGTCAAACCGGGAGAGAACTTTCACTCATCATAAAAGAAAAAGAAAGACGCAAAAATTTTCCCGCGGTGATTCCAAAAAAATAA
- a CDS encoding TonB-dependent receptor encodes MKTKLILSIKLILLTVTLSAQQSKVDGIIYNQQGEPAAFVKVMITNTQLGAVTDQNGKFEIIGIPAGTHQLTARFTGMETIDTVLQFTENTHHQLSLTMRSTANELEEVVITGTLKEISRDESPVAIEVITPLLFQKNPTPSIFESLNMVNGVRPQLQCNVCNTGDIHINGMEGPYTMVMIDGMPIMSALGTVYGLMGIPNSIIERVEIQKGPASTLYGSEAVGGLINVITKSPKNAPLFSFDFTGTTYQDFNGDLGVRYRLGKSGSGLFSGNVFYFNHLWDINKDNFTDVTLQKRYAAFNKISFTHKSGNASSIAIRYFYENRWGGELNWTEDWRGSDSIYGESIFTHRIELIGSSPIGFLGKGAKIQYSYNTHLQNSAYGKTPYTATQHIGFLQAIKNFTSLRHDVMTGIAVRYTYYDDNTMITQTKDSLNPQNKPSQTYLPGIFVQDEIKLNEKNNLLAGVRYDYNNHHGHVVSPRINWKWSMNKYHILRVGIGNGYRVVNLFSEDHAAFSGAREVVVVNNLKPERSWNGTINMSSYINFAGGFLNIESSLFYTYFCNKIVADYFTNANQVIFDNLDGYGVTQGAGLMAHCSFTIPLKIIIGATFTDVHIWEHDENGVLVKTEQVHAPPLTGNFVVGYTFKKIKLGVDLTGNVYSPMLLPVLPNDYRPDHSPWFSLLNIQLTKDFNSGLKLYCGVKNLLNFIPDEDPIMRPFDPFDKNVNDPVNNPNGYTFDPGYNYAPIQGIRFFAGVRFALQAK; translated from the coding sequence ATGAAAACAAAACTGATACTAAGTATAAAATTGATCTTGTTAACTGTCACTTTATCTGCCCAACAATCAAAAGTTGACGGTATCATTTACAATCAACAAGGAGAACCGGCTGCATTTGTAAAAGTGATGATTACAAACACTCAACTTGGCGCAGTGACGGATCAGAATGGCAAATTTGAAATCATCGGAATTCCGGCCGGAACACATCAATTGACAGCACGTTTTACCGGCATGGAAACCATTGACACCGTGCTACAATTTACAGAAAACACACACCATCAACTTTCATTAACAATGCGCAGCACGGCAAATGAATTGGAAGAAGTGGTAATTACAGGAACACTAAAAGAAATATCGCGCGATGAAAGTCCGGTTGCAATTGAAGTGATCACTCCGCTATTATTTCAGAAAAATCCCACACCCAGTATTTTTGAATCACTCAATATGGTAAATGGCGTAAGACCACAACTACAATGCAATGTATGCAATACCGGAGACATTCATATCAACGGAATGGAAGGTCCTTACACCATGGTAATGATTGATGGAATGCCAATTATGTCTGCACTGGGAACCGTGTATGGTTTGATGGGAATTCCAAATTCAATTATTGAAAGAGTTGAAATTCAAAAAGGCCCTGCATCTACATTGTACGGCTCAGAAGCTGTTGGCGGACTGATCAATGTAATTACAAAATCACCAAAAAATGCACCACTCTTTTCTTTTGATTTCACCGGAACGACTTATCAGGATTTTAATGGAGACCTTGGTGTACGCTACAGATTAGGCAAATCAGGATCAGGCTTATTCAGTGGAAATGTTTTTTATTTCAACCATTTGTGGGATATTAATAAAGACAATTTTACCGATGTTACATTGCAAAAAAGATATGCTGCATTCAACAAAATTTCATTCACGCATAAATCAGGAAATGCGTCAAGCATAGCCATTCGTTATTTTTACGAAAACCGTTGGGGAGGTGAATTGAATTGGACTGAAGATTGGCGAGGCAGTGATTCAATTTACGGAGAAAGTATTTTTACACACCGCATTGAATTAATTGGTTCAAGTCCGATTGGATTTTTAGGAAAAGGTGCAAAAATTCAGTACAGTTACAATACCCATCTTCAAAATTCTGCTTACGGTAAAACACCTTATACTGCGACACAACATATTGGATTTTTACAAGCAATTAAAAACTTTACCAGTTTGCGACATGATGTGATGACCGGAATTGCCGTGAGATACACATACTATGATGACAATACGATGATTACTCAAACCAAAGACAGTTTGAATCCTCAGAATAAACCATCACAAACTTATTTGCCCGGAATTTTTGTTCAGGATGAAATCAAATTGAATGAAAAAAATAATTTGCTAGCCGGGGTTAGATATGATTATAACAATCATCACGGACATGTGGTGTCACCAAGAATAAACTGGAAATGGAGCATGAACAAGTACCACATTCTTCGTGTAGGCATTGGAAACGGATACCGCGTTGTCAATCTATTCAGTGAAGATCATGCCGCTTTTAGCGGTGCACGTGAAGTAGTTGTGGTAAATAATTTAAAACCTGAAAGATCATGGAATGGAACCATCAATATGTCTTCATATATAAATTTTGCTGGCGGATTTTTAAATATTGAATCAAGTTTATTTTACACCTATTTCTGCAATAAAATTGTGGCTGATTATTTTACAAATGCCAACCAGGTAATTTTTGATAATCTGGATGGATATGGAGTCACCCAGGGCGCAGGTTTGATGGCACACTGTAGCTTCACTATTCCGTTAAAAATAATTATTGGAGCAACATTTACTGACGTGCATATTTGGGAACATGATGAAAATGGAGTGTTAGTTAAAACAGAACAAGTACACGCTCCACCACTAACCGGAAATTTTGTTGTAGGCTACACTTTCAAAAAAATAAAATTGGGTGTTGATTTAACCGGTAATGTGTATAGCCCTATGCTATTACCTGTTTTACCCAACGATTACCGTCCTGATCATTCACCTTGGTTTTCCCTGTTGAATATTCAACTCACCAAAGATTTTAATTCAGGTTTGAAATTATATTGCGGCGTAAAAAATTTATTAAACTTTATTCCGGATGAAGATCCAATCATGAGACCATTTGATCCGTTTGATAAAAATGTAAACGATCCGGTAAACAATCCAAACGGGTATACTTTTGATCCGGGTTACAATTATGCTCCTATTCAAGGCATCCGATTTTTTGCCGGGGTGAGATTTGCGCTGCAAGCTAAGTAG
- a CDS encoding tyrosine--tRNA ligase, whose amino-acid sequence MPKNFVEELRWRGMLQDIMPGTEDLLSKEQVTAYVGFDPTADSLHCGSLIPIMLLVHLQRAGHRPIALVGGATGMVGDPSGKSDERNLLDENTLQKNIAGVRAQLEKFLDFNAKENPALLVNNYDWMKNFSFLTFIRDVGKHITVNYMAAKDSVKKRMETGISFTEFSYQLLQGYDFLHLYRETGCKLQMGGSDQWGNITTGTELIRRIEGGEAFAFTCPLMTKADGTKFGKTESGTVWLDPEKTSPYAFYQFWLNATDEDAPKYIRTFTLLSKSEIESIEEEHKLAPHLRNLQKKLAEEVTFTVHGKEALETALAATNILFGKSTADDLKKLSDKQFLEIFDGVPQARITMNEINAGLGIIDALGTRTGFLASNSEARRELKGNSITVNKEKVAEEFVIRPEFLINNKFVLLGKGKKNNYLLIVEG is encoded by the coding sequence ATGCCAAAAAATTTCGTAGAAGAATTGCGCTGGAGAGGAATGTTACAAGACATAATGCCAGGAACAGAAGATTTGCTTTCAAAGGAACAAGTAACAGCCTATGTTGGTTTTGACCCGACAGCAGATTCATTGCATTGCGGAAGTTTGATTCCTATTATGTTGCTTGTACACTTACAACGTGCGGGACATAGACCAATTGCTTTAGTTGGTGGTGCTACGGGTATGGTTGGAGATCCATCAGGAAAATCAGATGAGAGAAATTTGCTGGATGAAAATACCTTGCAAAAAAATATTGCCGGAGTGCGAGCACAACTTGAAAAATTTCTTGATTTTAATGCAAAAGAAAATCCTGCATTACTGGTCAATAATTATGACTGGATGAAGAATTTTTCTTTTCTGACTTTTATTCGTGATGTAGGTAAACACATCACGGTAAATTATATGGCGGCAAAAGATTCAGTGAAAAAAAGAATGGAAACCGGTATTTCATTCACTGAGTTTTCATATCAATTATTGCAAGGATATGATTTTTTACATCTATACCGTGAAACCGGATGCAAACTTCAAATGGGAGGAAGTGATCAATGGGGAAATATCACTACGGGAACTGAATTAATTAGACGAATTGAAGGAGGAGAAGCATTTGCTTTTACTTGCCCTTTGATGACAAAAGCTGACGGCACAAAATTTGGAAAAACAGAAAGCGGAACTGTATGGCTTGATCCAGAAAAAACATCTCCCTACGCATTTTACCAATTCTGGTTAAACGCTACGGATGAAGATGCGCCAAAATACATTCGTACGTTTACTTTGCTGAGCAAATCTGAAATTGAATCCATTGAAGAAGAACATAAATTAGCACCTCATCTTAGAAATCTGCAAAAGAAATTAGCAGAAGAAGTAACCTTCACGGTGCATGGCAAAGAAGCCCTTGAAACTGCTTTAGCCGCAACCAATATTCTTTTTGGAAAATCAACCGCTGATGATTTGAAAAAATTATCTGACAAACAATTTCTGGAAATATTTGATGGCGTTCCGCAAGCACGCATCACTATGAATGAAATAAATGCCGGATTAGGAATCATTGACGCCCTTGGAACCCGCACCGGATTTTTGGCATCAAACAGCGAAGCACGTCGTGAGCTGAAAGGAAATAGTATTACTGTCAATAAAGAAAAAGTGGCTGAAGAATTCGTGATTCGTCCTGAATTTTTAATCAACAATAAATTTGTATTACTCGGCAAAGGCAAAAAGAATAATTATCTTTTGATTGTTGAAGGGTGA